In Macaca mulatta isolate MMU2019108-1 chromosome 16, T2T-MMU8v2.0, whole genome shotgun sequence, the sequence TTAGCCCATCCCTCTGGCCTATTGAGCCCCCATTAAGATCAAAGACTTGTGCCTGTGGGGCCTGGGGAGGACACAGGATGGTTGGAGGATCATAGTTCCTTCCATCAAGGAACCTCCAGTGTTGCAGGCAAGACCCTCGTTGCTTTGCCTGCACTGTCGAATTTAATCTTCACTAACTGTTTTAGGAGGtatgtgttaatttttaattcattttacaggtaaggaaattTAGGCTCAGAGAGGGTACCTTGGCCACAGTCACAGAGCTAAACAAGGACAGAATGGAGCCCGGGCCTGCTCTCCAGTGAGCAGGAGCTACAGTGGACACAGGCTCAGAGCTCCTGCTCTCTGTCCCAAGCCCCACACATGCGCTGGGTCCCTCTCTACCTTCTTCCTCATGTCGTCTCTTTTCTTATTCAGTCTGTCTCAATTCACCCCATCTCCTCTACACCTAAAACAGTAAGTTTCGATAAATATGtgtgaatgaacgaatgaatgaatgaatgaatgaatgctccTCCCTGCCCTGTACTGGCCCAGGGCCCTCACTATCCTCTCTTTCcctgactctgtctctctctctctctctccctctccctccctctctctctctctctcaactctATATCCATTTGCTTCTCTCtatttctgtgtgtctctttttGCCCTCTCTCTCACGCCAAGTCACCGTCAAAGTTCATCAGAGCATCTTAAAGGAAAAATGCTTCCTTTTCCAGGCCTGGCCTTACAGGTGACAGTGGCACAGCGGGAAGCCCTGTCGGGAAAGCTCGCGCTCAGCAAACAGCAATGGAGGAGGAGCTGGTGACTGCCCTGCACCTGCCTGAGGCCAGTCCATTGCCCTGGAAGTCCTTGACATCCCCTTGTCCCCTTTGTGGCAGCCTCCAAGCTCAGTGAGGTCGGCCAGGGAACCTCCTGGGGTCCCACCAGGACATCGGGACCCCCCAGCCCCTGGGGATCAGGCCTCCTTGGGGCCGCCTCCTCTGACATCTTCCTGTAGGAATAGTCGCCTACATTACCCAAGCCAGGGTGTCTGTGGCCTTGGGGAAGTGCCATTTGCCTGATTAGGTAGGCAAGTACGCCAGTTGCTGCCTATAGAGTTCCCTGGACACATTAGAGATCTTttcactataaaaaaaaaaaaagctcccaaAATCCTGAATTTCAAGGTCAGTTCCACCCCATAAAGCAAAAACGATGGAGTAAGCTAAGAAAAATGCACACTGATCCCATGCGTCTCTCAGTTTTATCTCATCCCTAAGAAAGAATGGAACAGGAATGCAGCCACCCAGGACGTGGCAAAGCCTGAGCATGGACAGGACTTTGCCACTTTCAGCCTGTAGGACCTGGAGCAAGCCAGTCTCCCTACGGTGAGGCTGGAGGAGTCTTCTAGGTGGCTCACCTAGCACTGCCCCATTCTGAGCGCTGGGAGGGTGGAAAGAGGGTTTACAGGGAGGCGGAGCCAGAGAGGTCACCTGACCAGCCTCAGGACTCAGAGACGCAATCCCACCTGCCTCCACTAGACTGTGCTATCGAGTCACCTTGCTGGTCTATTGTTTAGCTGAGCGGAGGCCAAGAGAAGGCAGTCGGCATTGTCGGAGCTGCTGGGCCAAGGGAAAGCAGTCAGCATTGTCGGAGCTGCTGGGCTTATATCCTGAGATGGCTGCTTGTGGCTGCCAGGCTCTGTGAACAAGAGCCCTGTTCATCAGCAGGATCCAAACACTAGCCCTACCCTCCCCAGTGAGGTATGGTGGGGAAATCCCGGGAGGAGGGGAGTCCATGTGAGACCCCTGGGGCCACTGCCCTGTCTTCCCTCTTCCTCTGGAGCCTGACAGTACAGGGTGCGgccacctcccagcctccctgcttGACTTCCTCCTCTCCTGGTTCTGAGCCTGCTTTCAGCCAGGTGATCCCAGCCGCCATTTTTACCCGCAAGCAAGCCCAGGTCTCCTGTGTATTCCCTGCAAACAGTAACGGCAACCACTCAGAGAGGAGGCTTGCCCCACCGCACCCCAGTCTCAGAGACCTCACGTTTCTATATTCCTCTAAAGCAGATCTCCTGCTTTGGGCAGGAGACTTTAATCTGGCACCGCCTCCAAGGTAGAGAGGTGTCTGGGGATTCTTATGAAGTTCAGGGCGTTCTGGGCTTCAGGCCCCACTGGTGACTCTTGCCATATTTTGCTCTCTGTCCAGGCCCATGTGGGCCACAAGATTCTTTGCCACACTTGGGCAGGAGGTTCATTGCCCAACTGGGAACCTTAGGAACCAGAGTCCAACACCCCCAGGAGTATCACAAACGCCCTCACCACACTAGGGTCCTGTACCCTCTAGGGCCCTCAAACCCACCTCTTCTGATTCTCTGAGGAAGCACCCTCAAACCTTCCTCCTTCCTGAGTTGTCCCCTGCACCCCTGAAACTCTAGTACTTCACCTCCAGGATGGCCCATCCTCACCCAGGGATCACCCAAGGTCAACCTTTTTGATGACAAAACTTAGGTTAAAAGATATCCCAGAGTTTCAGAAACACAAAGCAGTCCTCTTTTTCCTGGGGTGGAGGTAAGAACAAGAGAAACCAACATGTCTTCATTCCTTTTCCTAATAACTCACCCCATTACCATTTATAGGGTGCTGACTATGTGCCAAACACAATGCCAAATTCATTGCCTGCATGAGGTCATTCACTCTTGTATCAGCCTTATGCAGTAAAGGTGTTTATTCCCTACCTTGTGAAAGAGGAATGTGGGGTTCAGTACCCTGCCCAAACTCTTCAAGGCTATTCAGCATAGGAGCCAGGACTCCAACCCAGCTAGTCTGATTCAAAAGCTCAGGCTTTTAGATCCCTTGCCCAAATTTAGTCTTTTTTCAGTCTCTCCCCTACCGTTGACTCCCCCTACAAGTTTTATTCACGCAGTCCAATGAATGAGCTGTTGAAACTGACACAGGACTAGTCAACTCTTTCCTAGCTTGGGGCAGTGAGCCCCACCCACCTCTGGAATCTTCACCACTTACTAGGATGAGGATCCTTCCCTTCCCACTCCTTTTCTAGCCCCccaaagagaaggaaaggcaTTCCCCACCCAGGGGAGGCTCCTACAGTCCTGGCTCTTAAGGTATAGTCACTCATTGGATTCTTGTATCAACCTTAAGAAGCAGGGCTCAGCATCCTCACTATACAAGTAAAGACACTGAGACTCAGACTTCTCAAGCTCACATCTGTTACAGAACAGAGCCAGGGTTAAAAACCAGTCTATTCCCAAACCCTCTAAAAATGCTGTCATCATGGATGGATAATCACCATGCCCTAGAGATAGTTTACCCAGTATCGCCAGCACAGCCATGCCTTGAGCCAGCACTATGCCAGGCCCTGTACATTCTTCCAGTGAATTATCCCAACAAAcccatgaggtaggtactatcatTATGCCCCTTTTACAGAAATGGAAGCTGAGGCTGGGAGATGGTCATCAACTTGCCCTAGGTCAACCAAGTGTAAGAAGGATTAGATCCAGCACCGGAGGCAAGAgcaggtggggtggagggagacaAGAATGTCAGGAGAGCTTGAGTTCCTACCTTCGGTTCATGGACCTCCAGTAAGGAGCTCTAGGAGACCCCTGAACCCTATGACATTGTATGCAAATGTATGTATGCTTATTTGAAGGTAGGGGACAGAGGAAAAATCTATAGCTTTCTATATTCTCCAAGGAATCCCTGATCACAAAAACATTAGGAATCCTTAACCTAACATAGTGCCTGACATAGAGGCACTCAATAtctagtgaatgaataaacacacatgacaatgagtgagtaaatgaatgaatatcccTCCATATCCTAGGAGACACCACATAACCTGGTACACACATCTGTCTGTGTCTTCTGAGATGGCGAAAGGTATCCTGGGACCTGAGCCCAATCCACCCCCAGGACCTTTCTCCCAGTTCCAGGGGCCATAGCCAGGTGCTATGACAAGCTCCAGAGATGCTTCTCCCactttctccccacccccactcctaACAATGACCAGACAGAGGCGAGAATTATGCAACTCAGATAATGAAGCTGTATTGATTGCCAGGAGGGGGTGAGGGTGAAGCAGGGTCCAGGTGTGAAGTGCTTAGGGGTTAGGAGAGGGGAGCTTCCAGTGGGATCTGTGTCCCACACGGGGGGCCTCCTAGGCCTGAGCGGGGCTGGGCAGCCTCAGTTCTTGGTGCGAAGGACCTGCTCGTGGGTGGACACCACCTTGCCATCGTGCACATCCATGACCTTGGTGCGGATCTGGCGGCTGGAGGAGGTCACTGGGGAAGAGGCAGGAAGAGGACGTTACCAGAGGTGAACAGACAATGGACTCATCAGAAGTAAGGAGGCCAAGAAGGTGAGGAAACTCAAACTGTCTCCCCGTTGTCCTCTCCCCTGATTACTGCTTCACTCCCTGCTGTTGCCCAAGCACTGATACCATCAACACTTTTCTTTCAGACTAGGGCTCCCAGAggtcagagacagagtctctgtcctCAGATTAGAGCTTCCTAAGAGCTCACACCCGGCTGGTTCCATCCATATGCAGGGCCCTGTTCATGGTGCTGACCACCACAGCAATGGGATCTGCCACAGACACCAGGAAGAAGTAAGAGGTGGGGGCTGCCTCTCCTAGCCCTAAGGAGAGTTTAGAAAATAGCTTCTTCCACCCAAGGAGGTTCACAAGGGAAACTGGGTGACAGCACTAGAGCTCAGCCCTTCACAGAGCCCCTAGCCAATGCCTAGACCCGCCTGGGGTACAGAGGGTGGCCTGGAGCCCAGGCCTGCAGAGGAGGAAGGTCTTACCGTCTCTGGATGACTGCGAGCCAGAGGAGAActgggaggaggagaggctgTGAAGACAGAGAAGGGCAAGATCATTAGATACATGGTGGGGCCGTGAGAGTGCCATGGCGGGACAGACTAAGGGGAGGGCCAAGACTCACTGGGCATCCTCGCCCTCCAGCAGGCGGCGGTAGGTGGCGATCTCCTGCTCCAGCCGTGTCTTCACGTCCAGCAAGATCTTGTACTCCTGGTTCTGCTGCTCCATCTCGCAGCGTAGCTGGGCCAGCTGTTCCTCCACGCTGCCAATCATCTCCTGAATCTGGGCCAGCTGCATGCAGTAGCGGCCTTTGGTCTCCTCCAGGCTGTTCTCCAGGGATGCTTTCtgtgagggagagaaagggaatcaAGGATGAGTGAGTGTGGCCGTTCTCTCCCTGCCAGTCCTgggtgcaccaccgtgcctggcactaTTCCTACCATGCtgagctgggactgcagctcAATCTCCAGGTTCTGCATGGTGCGCCGGAGCTCCGAGATCTCGCTTTTGCCACTCTGCACCAGCTCGCTGTTGGTGGCCACCTCGCGGTTCAGCTCCTCTGTCTGCAAAAAAGAGAACGCCGTTCACACCAGAAGGCCCCAGAAGGCAGGTGGTCTGGGTTCCTTCCATCTCAAATTACACCCACCTTGGTGAAGAACCATTCCTCGGCATCCTTGCGGTTCTTCTCTGCCATCTTCTCATACTGGTCACGCATCTCGTTCAGAATGCGGCTCAGGTCCACGCCAGGTGCAGCGTCCATCTCCACGTTGACATCTCCACCCACCTGGCCTCTCAGGGCATTCATCTCCTGTACAGCCAGGGACAGTCCACAGTCAGAAGTTCCACCATGGCAGCGGATTGGGGTTCCTTAGTCAGGCCTGAATACTGCCCTCCCACCATCACAATTCTGTCTTGACTctcccttgtctctctctctgtctctcttttttttttttttttttttttttttggacagggtctagccttgttgcccaggctcctgggttcaagcgatcctcccgtctcagcctcccaagcagctgggactatgggcatgcaccactgtacccagcctcccTGTGCTTCTTTTAAGCTGGCTTTTCCATAGTTCTCACCTCCTCGTGGTTCTTTTTCAGGTAGGCCAGCTCCTCCTTCAGGCTCTCAATCTGCATCTCCAGGTCAGCTCTGGCCAGGGTCAGTTCATCCAGCACCCTGCGCAGGCCATTGATGTCGGCCTCCACACTCATGCGCAGGTTCAGCTCTGTCTCATACCTGGAATGACCCCAGAGAAAAGGAATGAGACACCCACCCTGACCACAGTGAGGGCTTTGTTCTCGTCTCCCTGCAGCTTCTCCCAGAGCAGGTGCCTTGTGGGTGGTTTAAGGAGCCGATCCTGAAAATGGCATGGTGGAACACAGTGCCCATTGATTGCTCAGGTATGAACATTCCTGGGGCCTGGGGATAAGGCAGTTCGTCTTGCTGCAGAATTCAGGAGGGGGTTGCACTTCTAACTTCAGCCAACAAATAATGTGTAAGTCCTCCAACTATGTTCCTTCCTATACTTCAAGGGCAGTTGGGGAAGTGGAAAGTGCCTCTCCCTAAAGCAGCGGTTCTGAAACCTGGCTGTGGACCAGAATCACCCAGGTAACCTGCTATAAATAGCTGAATCAGAACTCCAAGGGTGGGGCCCAAGAGTCTTATTCTTTTATAAGCACCCCAGGGAGTTTTCATGCAGCTATCCTGGCACTGGCTAGTTCTATTTGGGAAACACTGCTCCAAAAATGCCCTACTTTGGGGACACTGGGTGTTCTGGCCCACCATTGCAAACTCACTTGGTGCGGAAGTCATCCGCGGCCAGACGGGCATTGTCAATCTGCAGAAGGACGTTGGCATTGTCCACTGTGGCCGTGAGAATCTGCAGGTTGGAAAGGGCACAGGTAATTTGTCAAATGAACTTCACAAGCTGGACTTCACTGTAACCTATGTTAAGCTCTTGCTTCATGTTCTTGCCTGAATTCCCCTCTTCCCCCACAAAACTTGACCACAACAGCCTAAAGGAGAACCCCAGATGCCCCAAGCCTGTCCTAAGACTTTGCTAACTCCTGGTCACCGACGGGGTAGATGCAGCCCGGGGCTTAGAATCAAAAGCCCATGAGTTCTGGCCCCATTTCTGCCACTGACTTGCTGCAAAATCTGATGGATCTTGAGGTTTCAAGTTCCCCACCTCCAGGTGAGGAGAATAATCTGAGGCTCCCTAGCCCTCCTTCCTGAGCTggcctctcttctctctgtatcAGCCAGCCCTGCCAGTCCTCTGCAGATATGCACATTCCTTTTCAAGCTTACAGGCCATAGGACTTCAAGTGGAACTTTCTCAAGAGATAAAACCCAACTGACACAGGGGATTAGAAAAGAGGACTCAGGGGAAGAATAAGAAGATATATTGGCCCCTGAGTCTGGTTAGAGTTTCCTACCTCATCATTGAATTTCCCTAATCCATGCAAGGCATTAGAGCCCAGCAGACTCCCGCAGGGAGGGCTCCCAGGTGATGTGGGAGCAGGGGCTGGAGTCAGAGGGCACAAGCCTGCCAGGCTCCCTCTGTGCAGGGCACATCAAGGCGCCACACTGATTGTCTCTGCAGGCTCTCCATGCCCGCCTGGCTGTGGGGAGGGACCAGCCTCTACCAAGGCTTATGGGCGGCGGCAGCCACAGCCCAGACTAGTGAGCTAATGAGCGGTTTGGATGTCTTGCCTGGTCCCGTTAGAGCCTCGCTCCTCCCCCGTGCTGGAGAACAAGTAGCTGCCTCCTGTGCTGGAAGGTAGGGCACAAGGGTCCCAGCCTTGGCTCCGCCACTAATTTGCTATGTGACCTACAGCTGGTCACAGCACCTCTCGAAGCTTCAACTGCTTCCTCTATAAAATGTAAGGACAGGAATCACTGATCTCACATGGTCTGAGGATTTGAGATCAGAAGGGGAtgaggaggctggggaagggagtgCATCTTCTCACTGATCAGCTCTTAGGACATCCAAGACCTGGAAAGAAGGGATCTGGGGTGGACTCTGTCCTACAGACAAATCTTAAGGTGTCAGTGGCCTGGGGCATCTATTGTTCCCGGAAGGAGCTAGCTGGAATGGCACCTTCTGCTGCCCATTCACCCACCTTGTTCCTCAGGTCCTCAATGGTCTTGAAGTAGGGACTGTAGTCTTTGATCTCAGCGGGCCGCTGCCTCTGGTACCAGTCACGGATCTTCACCTCCAGGTCAGCGTTGGCCTCCTCCAGAGCACGCACCTTGTCCAGGTAGGAGGCCAGGCGGTCGTTGAGGTTCTGCATGGTCACCTTCTCACTGCCCACCAGAAGCCCATCACCACCAGCAAAGCCACCACCAAAGCCACCACCCAAGCCACTACCCAAGCCACCACCATATCCTCCCCCGAAGCCACTACcaaagctgctgctgctgctgaagcCACCGCCATAGCCGCCCCCCAGCCCATAGGCTCCCCCAGAGGAGAAGCGGGAGGAGGAGACAGACAGGCCCCCGCCGTAGGTGCTGGGGGCGCGGCAGGACCCTCCGGCCAGGACGGAGGAGATGCGGCTGGAGCCGCCCCCGATGCCGCCCCCGATGCCGCAGGAGCCCTTCATGGAGCTGGAGGAGGTGAACTGGCGGCTGCAGGTGGTCATGGTGCCAAGGAGGGAGGTGAGCGAGCGAGCAGTTGGCTGAGTGGAGAGAAGGTGCTCGGGTAAAT encodes:
- the KRT14 gene encoding keratin, type I cytoskeletal 14, producing MTTCSRQFTSSSSMKGSCGIGGGIGGGSSRISSVLAGGSCRAPSTYGGGLSVSSSRFSSGGAYGLGGGYGGGFSSSSSFGSGFGGGYGGGLGSGLGGGFGGGFAGGDGLLVGSEKVTMQNLNDRLASYLDKVRALEEANADLEVKIRDWYQRQRPAEIKDYSPYFKTIEDLRNKILTATVDNANVLLQIDNARLAADDFRTKYETELNLRMSVEADINGLRRVLDELTLARADLEMQIESLKEELAYLKKNHEEEMNALRGQVGGDVNVEMDAAPGVDLSRILNEMRDQYEKMAEKNRKDAEEWFFTKTEELNREVATNSELVQSGKSEISELRRTMQNLEIELQSQLSMKASLENSLEETKGRYCMQLAQIQEMIGSVEEQLAQLRCEMEQQNQEYKILLDVKTRLEQEIATYRRLLEGEDAHLSSSQFSSGSQSSRDVTSSSRQIRTKVMDVHDGKVVSTHEQVLRTKN